In Amia ocellicauda isolate fAmiCal2 chromosome 16, fAmiCal2.hap1, whole genome shotgun sequence, the following proteins share a genomic window:
- the fastkd1 gene encoding FAST kinase domain-containing protein 1, mitochondrial: MYRLRSVCRASRRLFHARAVAGDQVLEQLHVCSSEDQVLDVVGKNKAKLSVRHVTCAMDMLWRFQKDRPHILRRVDFIKNHPQFLTLRVLAENKIELMDDSVLVDTLYNVLRLNVELHDSLIQELVTEASIRMDRFPMQTLSKFAICLNDQHLQHSPLMGSIAEILNQKLDTIQDARVLTTLMISVSALISPRLRDSLIEKADSLLDTSDTSHFNNPRRVVQFLRNIKHSYRPLLLKCNQIFIRNIKDLDAEYISIILGLYQSLQFSNCDFRLAVKRRLTELFDSCTEPTSFSKLFASLGPIAGEDTRERLENTALLLADEFNSQQALAVAETMVEMESRNLQLINKIASIFYKDLDLCKPMEVTRMTQALITLRYQNPDMFVKLRSILVSYLQTSVYPCEVTMLTRVLSMLPCARVDEAVTSRVDAVLPQCSLSDLNSLAIVIAKWVRNDPSHRHATPSVYVKLLQKLNMVGLERLRHADNMDQLLEELKYVPGEWFEEMLLEETMGSLQRLMDQISVNNVTELALFLTRTNHLCTAVMDRLAVVAMEHIEKIHYSGTYATILPFAILNYDLPQGDEFYNVCVEHFRPHLNSFDPHLLVLLAYSLAVADCFPEDLIRKIFNVDFLAKLDAQLQTLPDALNMRIRLRLMELNRAVCLECPEFQVPWFHERYCQHLQRKGCESISAVQQQIHKMLGEILGGMNYAKVSVLTPYFYAIDFECILDKHRKPIPYVEPRVLVTEGGKVQWGPGTASQEGTELPPGAQRVAVDFLDSKSFCKNSHHMKGEAMMRKRHLEILGYHVCQVPHFEWNSMELSTNDAWKEYLRKKIFADQS, translated from the exons ATGTATCGGCTGAGGAGTGTGTGCCGGGCCTCCCGCAGGCTCTTTCACGCCCGGGCTGTAGCCGGCGATCAGGTGCTGGAGCAGCTGCATGTCTGCTCCAGCGAGGATCAAGTCTTAGATGTGGTGGGCAAGAACAAGGCCAAGCTCTCCGTGCGCCACGTGAcctgtgccatggacatgctgTGGCGGTTCCAGAAGGACAGGCCGCACATACTACGCAGGGTGGACTTCATCAAAAACCACCCCCAGTTCCTCACCCTGCGTGTGTTGGCAGAGAACAAGATCGAGCTGATGGATGACAGTGTGCTGGTAGACACGCTCTACAACGTACTCAG GCTCAATGTGGAATTGCATGACTCTCTGATCCAGGAGCTGGTGACAGAAGCTTCGATCAGGATGGACAG ATTCCCAATGCAAACGCTGTCCAAGTTTGCCATCTGCCTAAATGACCAACATCTGCAGCACAGCCCACTCATGGGGAGCATTGCTGAGATTTTAAACCAGAAGCTGGACACCATACAAGATGCCAG AGTCCTGACCACCCTGATGATCAGCGTGTCGGCCCTCATCTCTCCGCGGCTCCGGGACTCCCTCATCGAGAAAGCGGACTCCCTGCTGGACACCTCGGACACCTCTCATTTCAACAACCCCAGGAGGGTGGTCCAGTTTCTGCGCAACATCAAGCACAGCTATAGGCCACTGCTGCTGAAGTGCAACCAGATTTTCATTCGCAATATCAAGGATCTGGACGCAGAGTACATCAGCATCATCCTTGGGCTTTATCAGTCCCTCCAGTTCAGTAACTGTGACTTTCGCCTGGCTGTGAAACGGAGGCTCACCGAGCTGTTTGATTCCTGCACTGAGCCCACGTCCTTCAGCAAACTCTTCGCTTCACTTGGGCCCATTGCTGGAGAGGATACTAGGGAAAG GCTGGAAAATACTGCATTGCTACTGGCGGATGAGTTCAACTCCCAGCAGGCCCTGGCAGTGGCAGAGACCATGGTGGAAATGGAAAGCAGAAACCTCCAACTGATTAACAA AATTGCATCGATCTTTTACAAGGACTTAGATTTATGTAAACCCATGGAGGTGACTAGAATGACTCAAGCCCTGATTACGCTGCGCTACCAGAATCCTGACATGTTCGTCAAACTGAGGAGTATACTGGTGAG TTACCTGCAGACCAGTGTGTATCCCTGTGAGGTGACCATGCTGACCCGGGTGCTGTCCATGCTGCCCTGTGCTCGTGTGGACGAGGCGGTGACCTCACGGGTGGACGCTGTGCTGCCGCAGTGCAGCCTCAGTGACCTAAACTCCCTGGCCATCGTCATCGCCAAGTGGGTGCGCAACGATCCCTCCCACAGGCACGCCACGCCAAGCGTCTATGTGAAGCTGCTGCAGAAGCTGAACATGGTGGGGCTGGAGAGGCTACGGCACGCAGACAACATGGATCAGCTGCTGGAGGAGCTCAAGTATGTCCCCGGAGAATGGTTTGAGGAGATGCTGCTGGAGGAGACCATGGGCAGCTTGCAGAGGCTGATGGACCAGATCTCGGTGAACAACGTCACTGAGCTCGCCCTTTTCCTAACCAGAACCAACCACCTCTGCACCGCTGTGATGGACAGACTCGCCGTAGTGGCCATGGAGCACATCGAGAAG ATCCATTATTCCGGAACATATGCCACCATCCTGCCTTTCGCTATCCTGAACTACGATCTGCCACAAGGCGACGAGTTTTACAACGTCTGTGTTGAACACTTCAGACCACATTTAA ATTCCTTTGACCCCCATCTGCTGGTGCTGCTGGCATATTCTCTGGCAGTGGCAGATTGCTTCCCAGAGGATTTAATTCGGAAGATTTTTAATGTGGATTTCCTGGCCAAGCTGGATGCCCAGTTACAAA CTCTTCCCGACGCTCTGAACATGCGGATCAGACTGCGGCTGATGGAGCTCAACCGAGCCGTGTGTCTGGAGTGCCCCGAGTTCCAGGTCCCCTGGTTCCACGAGAGATACTGCCAACACCTGCAGAGGAAAG GCTGTGAATCCATCAGCGCAGTTCAACAGCAGATCCATAAAATGCTGGGGGAGATTCTTGGAGGAATGAACTATGCCAAAGTGTCTGTACTTACGCCTTATTTCTATGCAATAG ACTTTGAATGTATCCTGGACAAACACAGGAAGCCCATCCCATACGTGGAGCCGAGGGTCCTggtgacagagggagggaaggtGCAATGGGGGCCTGGCACTGCCTCCCAGGAAGGGACTGAACTCCCCCCAGGGGCTCAGCG TGTCGCTGTGGATTTCCTGGATTCAAAATCCTTCTGTAAAAACTCCCATCATATGAAAGGAGAGGCCATGATGAGGAAGAGGCACCTGGAGATTCTGGGATACCATGTATGCCAG GTTCCTCACTTTGAGTGGAATTCAATGGAACTGTCGACAAATGACGCTTGGAAAGAATACCTGCGAAAGAAGATATTTGCGGATCAATCTTAA
- the ppig gene encoding peptidyl-prolyl cis-trans isomerase G produces MGVKVQRPRCFFDIAISNVPVGRVVFELFSDVCPKTVENFRCLCTGEKGVGSGTQKPLHYKGCLFHRIVKDFMIQGGDFSEGNGRGGESIYGGFFEDESFSVKHNKEYLLSMANRGKDTNGSQFFITTKPTPHLDGVHVVFGQVISGQEVIKTIENQKTDASSRPFAEVKVTNCGELIPKSKAKKEEKKRRKSSSSGSDSSSESDSSSESSSESDGESEKESKKQKKKHKKESKKRKKEKKLKKKEKKSSEEESEEEKNEAQPVSTVRPEEIPPIPENRFLMRRSPQQKEEMGKEKEKKKERERESIPVNSQPSAYQRRLLVTRSGRKIKGRGPRRYRTPSRSRSRSRDRFRRSETPPHWRQEMQRAQRMRAPSGERWIKGDKSDLMEGKNEIPKPPGRGRERKTSESKNETIDSPSKNREKEKRGRSRRSKSKDKEPKKEADKEDKHDKHKSKKKAKSRSRSKSKDKRAKSRSKEREYKRGKGEDRRGRSRSKDRNHTKGRERTSEQGPKEREKSKSRDRSKRTRSESKEKDESKSKEREKHAKSRSKERDSNKDRPRRSGSRSRDHGKRAQSRSRDRDRSRSKERQRNRDRDAKRRGRSKSRERKRSPDRNKPRDSRRGRKSRSADRDRSRSAEKERSQTKDGSQHRKSRTSEEPRRNKRSKSRGSSSSSAGSERKARNKDRKSRSRSPGSKRKKESSRERELAQKSKEREKNQSPSADKNQKSKSQEKEKNHNKDKKYDSSTDESD; encoded by the exons ATGGGTGTGAAGGTGCAGAGACCACGGTGCTTTTTTGACATCGCTATCAGCAATGTGCCAG TGGGGAGAGTCGTATTTGAATTGTTTTCTGATGTGTGTCCTAAAACAGTGGAGAACTTCCGTTGCCTCTGTACAG gtgAAAAGGGGGTTGGATCAGGTACCCAAAAGCCTCTGCATTACAAAGGATGCTTATTTCATAGAATTGTAAAGGACTTTATGATTCAAGGAGGAGACTTTAGTGAAG GCAATGGCAGAGGAGGTGAATCTATTTATGGAGGATTTTTTGAAG ATGAAAGTTTCTCAGTTAAACACAACAAGGAGTACCTTCTATCCATGGCAAACAGGGGCAAGGACACAAATGGCTCTCAGTTTTTTAT AACAACAAAGCCTACACCTCATTTAGACGG GGTTCATGTGGTTTTTGGACAAGTGATCTCTGGTCAAGAAGTGATCAAGACCATTGAAAACCAGAAGACTGATGCCAGCAGCAGACCTTTTGCTGAAGTAAAGGTTACCAACTGTGGGGAGCTAATTCCAAAATCTAAAG CAAaaaaggaggagaagaagagacGCAAATCATCCTCAAGTGGCAGCGACAGCTCCAGTGAATCGGACTCCTCCTCCGAATCATCCTCCGAATCTGACGGGGAGTCTGAAAAAGAGTCcaagaaacagaagaagaagcaCAAGAAAGAATCCAAGAAGcggaaaaaggaaaagaagctgaaaaagaaagagaagaagag CTCTGAAGAGGAAAGCGAAGAAGAGAAAAATGAGGCACAGCCCGTCTCCACTGTACGCCCAGAGGAAATCCCTCCCATCCCAGAAAACAGATTCCTGATGAGGAGGAGTCCTCAGCAGAAAGAGGAGATggggaaggagaaggagaagaaaaaagagcgtgagagggagag CATTCCTGTAAACTCGCAGCCATCTGCATATCAGAGGAGGCTCCTGGTGACGAGGTCTGGCAGGAAAATAAAAGGGCGAGGACCAAGA CGCTACAGAACTCCGTCCAGATCCAGGTCAAGGTCCAGGGACCGGTTCCGGCGCAGCGAGACGCCGCCCCACTGGAGGCAGGAGATGCAGCGAGCGCAGAGGATGAGGGCTCCCAGCGGAGAGCGCTGGATCAAAGGAGACAA GAGTGACTTAATGGAGGGTAAGAATGAGATCCCAAAACCTCCAGGAAGAGGAAGGGAAAGGAAGACCTCCGAGAGCAAAAACGAGACCATAGATAGTCCCAGCAAGAACCGTGAGAAGGAGAAGAGGGGCCGGTCACGCAGGTCCAAGAGCAAGGACAAAGAGCCCAAGAAAGAGGCGGACAAAGAGGACAAGCATGACAAACACAAGTCCAAGAAAAAAGCCAAATCTAGAAGCCGCAGCAAGAGCAAGGACAAGCGCGCCAAATCGAGGAGCAAAGAGAGAGAGTACAAGCGTGGTAAGGGTGAGGACAGGAGAGGCCGATCCAGGAGCAAGGACCGCAATCACACCAAAGGCAGAGAGAGAACCTCCGAGCAGGGCCCGAAAGAACGAGAGAAGAGCAAGAGCCGCGACCGGAGCAAGCGGACGAGGTCTGAAAGCAAGGAGAAGGATGAGAGTAAAAGCAAAGAGCGAGAGAAGCACGCCAAGTCACGCAGCAAAGAGAGGGACTCGAACAAGGACAGGCCCCGGCGATCCGGCAGCCGAAGCCGAGACCACGGGAAGCGAGCCCAGTCGCGCAGCAGGGACCGGGACAGGAGCAGGAGCAAGGAGCGCCAGCGCAACAGAGACCGGGACGCCAAGAGACGAGGGAGGTCCAAGAGCAGAGAGCGCAAGAGGAGTCCTGACCGCAATAAACCCCGGGACTCTCGCAGAGGCAGGAAATCCAGGAGCGCCGACCGGGACCGGAGCAGGAGCGCCGAGAAAGAACGAAGCCAGACGAAGGACGGCTCGCAGCATAGGAAGAGCAGGACCAGCGAGGAGCCACGCCGGAATAAGAGGTCCAAGAGCCgagggagcagcagcagcagcgccgGGAGCGAGCGGAAGGCCAGGAACAAGGACCGCAAGAGCAGGAGTCGGAGTCCCGGTTCCAAGAGAAAGAAGGAAagtagcagagagagagagctggcgcAGAAAAGCAAGGAAAGAGAGAAGAACCAGTCCCCCAGCGCAGACAAGAATCAAAAGTCCAAGAGCCAGGAAAAGGAGAAGAACCATAACAAGGATAAAAAATATGACTCCAGTACAGACGAGAGCGATTAA
- the cfap210 gene encoding cilia- and flagella- associated protein 210: MQMSTVVQYGRREGSGKKVAYDPEFTTRLPDLRQVTVLPKAEWLRIEGSLHGVDRERELAEDRKREREALHQRSKEEVKGWSNSIAGQRQQKLEARKVREEIEEEEKKQVDLAEAQYQAERRREAIEQAKAQQYYQTDRVKRFHSALLLAEVLKERDAQLELKQKKRSATKDAEGHIRMQMEMEKEAAIHQDQQKALQRLLDGKAAAETLRQQIRERERAEELEKLASRREREDIRQKTQLFEWETREREQQRREEKRQIMKAHMEQLSNRDIIKAMEKQKQEEEEERIRCFSSAKRNMAKLRKEKEAELFCEVQRHKDRMVELLATHLQQKENNDDQILARAVEEREAKLEREQKEKEEKRMSELKSISAHREDMRQQKEDKEKTEKLKALEMLHAKKAADKIFLEKQWEKEQKAKEQSKRLQELHVQQMAERQEKLLLTQKAQLLYDKQDEAHTIAEEQRFQEYAKEVIESAMKGQRNTVPLKKAAREGLGGGLGPVVGGVRPSYQVQDNTRVELPNYNRSTTQEIKEIYETGDIQLAKKRLGFTW, from the exons ATGCAGATGTCTACAGTGGTGCAGTACGGCAGAAGGGAGGGCAGTGGGAAGAAGGTTGCGT ACGACCCCGAGTTCACAACGAGGCTGCCAGATCTCCGCCAGGTCACCGTTCTGCCTAAAGCGGAGTGGCTCCGGATTGAAGGCAGCCTGCATGGggtggacagagagagggagctgGCGGAGGACCGGAAGCGGGAGAGGGAGGCTCTGCACCAGCGCTCCAAGGAAGAGGTTAAGGGCTGGTCCAACTCCATTGCG GGTCAAAGGCAGCAGAAGCTCGAGGCCAGGAAAGTGCGCGAAGAAatcgaggaggaggagaagaagcagGTCGATTTAGCAGAAGCGCAGTACCAGGCCGAGAGGAGAAGAGAAGCCATCGAGCAGGCGAAGGCCCAGCAGTACTACCAGACCGACAGAGTGAAGCGATTCCAC AGCGCCCTGCTGCTGGCCGAGGTGCTGAAGGAGCGGGACGCCCAGCTGGAGCTGAAGCAGAAGAAGAGGAGCGCCACGAAGGACGCGGAGGGGCACATCAGGATGCAGATGGAGATGGAAAAGGAGGCGGCGATTCACCAGGACCAGCAGAAGGCCCTGCAGAGGCTGCTGGACGGGAAGGCAGCGGCGGAGACTCTGAGGCAACA GATAAGGGAGCGCGAGCGGGCGGAGGAGCTGGAGAAACTGGCCAGCAGGAGAGAGCGGGAGGACATCCGGCAGAAGACTCAGCTGTTCGAGTGGGAGACGAGGGAGCGGGAGCagcagaggagagaagaaaagagGCAGATCATGAAAGCACATATG GAGCAATTGTCCAACAGAGACATTATTAAAGCAatggaaaagcaaaaacaagaggaggaggaggagcgcaTTCGTTGTTTTTCCTCAGCAAAGCGCAACATGGCCAAGTTGAGGAAAGAGAAGGAGGCCGAACTGTTTTG CGAGGTGCAGCGGCACAAGGACCGGATGGTTGAACTGCTGGCCACACACCTCCAGCAGAAGGAGAACAATGATGACCAGATTCTTGCCAGAGCTGTGGAAGAGCGGGAGGCAAAGCTGGAGagagaacagaaagaaaaagaggagaAAAGGATGTCCGAACTGAAGTCCATTTCTGCTCACCGAGAAGACATG AGGCAACAAAAAGAAGACAAGGAAAAAACAGAGAAACTGAAAGCTCTAGAAATGCTTCATGCCAAAAAAGCAGCTGATAAGATTTTCCTCGAAAAACAATGGGAAAAGGAACAGAAAGCTAAAGAGCAGAGTAAAAGGCTGCAAGAACTCCATGTTCAACAAATG GCTGAGAGACAGGAAAAGCTGCTCCTTACCCAGAAAGCACAGCTGCTCTATGACAAGCAAGACGAAGCTCACACTATCGCAGAAGAGCAGAGATTCCAGGAATACGCGAAGGAAGTAATTGAGTCAGCGATGAAAGGGCAGAGAAACACTGTCCCCCTGAAGAAGGCAGCCCGGGAGGGCCTGGGGGGGGGACTGGGCCCCGTCGTTGGAGGCGTAAGACCGAGTTATCAGGTTCAGGATAACACTCGAGTCGAGCTGCCCAATTATAACCGCAGCACCACGCAGGAGATCAAGGAAATCTATGAAACCGGTGACATCCAGCTCGCTAAGAAAAGACTAGGCTTTACCTGGTAA
- the phospho2 gene encoding pyridoxal phosphate phosphatase PHOSPHO2, with amino-acid sequence MKTLVVLDFDHTVVDDNSDTWVIRCTPEQRLPDWLRKTCQKGRWTEYMGRVMAYIGDQAIAEDAIRHVMETVPFTDGMLELLNFIDRNKDKMDCIIISDSNSVFIDWILRAGGVRGAVDQVFTNPAQFDERGYLTVQCCHSHDCAQCPLNLCKRKVLRDFLGSQSHNGVEYRTTFYIGDGGNDRCPAESLAEGDIVMPRKGYTLEKLLCRAGPASASLKPRVVVWSSGCDILSEIISSVN; translated from the coding sequence ATGAAGACTCTTGTAGTGCTGGACTTCGACCACACGGTGGTGGACGACAACAGTGACACCTGGGTGATCAGGTGCACCCCGGAGCAGCGCCTGCCGGACTGGCTCAGGAAGACCTGCCAGAAAGGGCGCTGGACGGAGTACATGGGCAGAGTGATGGCTTACATCGGCGACCAGGCCATCGCAGAGGACGCGATCAGACATGTGATGGAAACGGTGCCTTTCACAGACGGCATGTTAGAGCTTTTGAACTTCATCGATCGGAACAAAGACAAGATGGACTGTATCATCATTTCGGACTCGAACAGCGTCTTCATTGACTGGATCTTGCGGGCGGGCGGTGTCCGCGGGGCTGTGGACCAGGTGTTCACCAACCCGGCCCAGTTCGACGAGCGAGGCTACCTGACAGTGCAGTGCTGTCACTCCCACGACTGTGCTCAGTGTCCGCTCAACCTGTGCAAGAGAAAGGTCCTGCGGGACTTTCTGGGGAGCCAGTCGCACAACGGCGTGGAGTATCGGACGACGTTTTACATCGGCGATGGAGGCAATGACCGCTGCCCCGCCGAGAGCCTGGCCGAGGGAGACATCGTCATGCCACGGAAGGGCTACACGCTGGAGAAGCTGCTGTGCCGTGCGGGCCCAGCCAGCGCGTCCCTGAAACCCCGGGTCGTGGTGTGGTCGAGTGGATGTGACATCCTCTCTGAGATCATTTCGTCTGTGAATTGA